From a single Candidatus Izimaplasma bacterium HR1 genomic region:
- the recF_2 gene encoding DNA replication and repair protein RecF: MKLQKMKVCNFRCFGEEITVQMSDLTCLVGDNSSGKTALLDAIKKILGNNPKDRGLVRSDFHLGKSEKPEDIQSKKMSIELVFEFPEVTRSSEDMGAIPIFRRHFVVSDPKSYPYIRIRLEAEWERSSNPEGSIESRVVYVVCPEGEKYTEDKLINAKRKELDEIRLIYIPANRNVEKEIKLNSDSIFMRLFNLVKWNDDKIDEVEKASTSLNSIVTSEDQIKVINDSIMHNWGNFNSDYRFNKSQILFSNSEITEILKKVSIGFTPSVTERDFLVEEMGDGSKSLLYFSLISALLDAESELSKLKFNDEIKIPSHTIFIAEEPENNIAPHLLGQLIQSIMDVSTKHKCQAIISSHSVSIISRINPIDIRLLFNKKSTYSSDAYSLELSSDDVENFKYIKNTIMKTPSIYFSKLVILVEGESEKLFIPRLLKDSDVNIDEFYISVVSIDSRFVTNYWKFLSQYKIPYLTLLDLDSERVHGGYKTISYLIKELSKFRKDFEDFEFEDGTCLIKDNIIDKMKDWGENKDEDYLSWIEYLEKYNVFLSYPLDLDFMLLRAYENSYKNLLENNEGPRIKKIGKISEIEKMEEKPDEYVNRVEQDLEAVLKGDGGDGSSFSNSEKKIMIWYKYFFLGKGKPISHYRALSVIDKKTLIDHLPEMLNRLVDSIKESLV, from the coding sequence ATGAAACTACAAAAAATGAAAGTGTGCAACTTTAGGTGTTTTGGTGAAGAGATTACTGTTCAAATGAGTGATTTGACCTGTTTGGTAGGAGACAATAGTTCTGGTAAAACAGCATTGCTTGATGCAATAAAAAAAATACTTGGTAACAATCCTAAAGATAGAGGGTTAGTGCGAAGTGATTTTCATTTGGGGAAGAGCGAAAAACCTGAAGATATTCAATCAAAAAAAATGTCGATAGAATTAGTGTTTGAATTTCCAGAAGTTACTAGGAGTTCGGAAGATATGGGTGCAATTCCAATATTTAGACGACATTTTGTTGTATCAGACCCAAAAAGTTATCCATATATTAGAATTCGTTTAGAAGCAGAATGGGAAAGAAGTTCTAACCCTGAAGGTTCAATTGAGTCAAGAGTAGTGTACGTTGTATGTCCTGAAGGTGAGAAATATACGGAGGACAAGTTAATAAATGCAAAAAGAAAAGAACTTGATGAAATCCGATTAATTTATATTCCAGCTAATCGTAATGTTGAAAAAGAGATTAAATTGAATTCTGACTCTATTTTTATGAGGTTGTTTAACCTTGTAAAATGGAATGATGATAAGATAGATGAAGTTGAGAAAGCCTCTACATCTTTGAACAGTATAGTAACTAGCGAGGACCAAATAAAAGTAATTAATGACTCAATAATGCATAATTGGGGTAATTTTAATTCGGATTATAGATTTAACAAGTCGCAAATATTATTTTCAAATAGTGAGATTACAGAGATACTTAAGAAAGTGAGTATTGGGTTTACACCAAGTGTAACTGAAAGAGATTTTCTTGTAGAAGAGATGGGGGATGGGTCTAAATCATTACTCTATTTTTCATTGATATCTGCACTTCTTGATGCTGAAAGTGAACTTTCTAAATTGAAGTTTAATGATGAAATAAAAATACCTTCGCATACCATATTTATAGCTGAAGAACCCGAAAACAATATAGCTCCACATTTACTAGGACAGTTAATTCAGTCTATAATGGATGTCTCTACTAAACATAAGTGCCAGGCAATTATTTCTTCACATTCTGTTAGTATTATTAGTAGGATCAATCCAATAGATATTAGATTATTATTTAATAAAAAATCTACTTATTCTAGTGATGCTTACTCTTTGGAGTTGAGCTCAGATGATGTTGAGAATTTTAAGTACATTAAGAATACAATAATGAAAACACCTAGTATTTACTTTTCCAAATTAGTCATATTGGTAGAAGGTGAATCTGAGAAGCTATTTATACCAAGACTTCTCAAAGACTCTGATGTTAATATAGATGAATTTTATATATCGGTAGTTTCCATTGATTCAAGATTCGTAACTAACTATTGGAAGTTCCTGAGTCAGTACAAAATTCCTTACTTAACACTGCTGGATTTAGACTCTGAACGTGTGCATGGAGGATATAAGACTATTTCATATTTAATTAAAGAATTATCAAAATTCAGGAAGGATTTTGAGGATTTTGAATTTGAGGATGGAACTTGTTTAATTAAAGATAATATTATCGATAAAATGAAAGATTGGGGTGAAAATAAGGATGAAGATTATCTATCATGGATAGAATATCTTGAAAAGTATAATGTGTTCTTGAGTTACCCACTTGATTTAGATTTTATGTTACTTAGGGCTTATGAAAATTCATACAAGAATTTATTGGAAAACAATGAAGGACCAAGAATTAAAAAAATAGGTAAGATATCTGAAATTGAGAAGATGGAAGAAAAACCAGATGAGTACGTAAATAGAGTTGAGCAAGACTTGGAAGCGGTACTTAAAGGAGATGGAGGAGATGGTTCTAGTTTTTCAAATAGTGAAAAAAAAATTATGATATGGTACAAATATTTCTTTTTAGGCAAAGGTAAACCAATTAGTCATTATCGTGCATTAAGTGTGATAGATAAGAAAACTTTGATAGATCATCTACCTGAAATGCTAAATAGGTTAGTAGACTCAATCAAAGAATCGCTGGTATAA
- the pcrA_2 gene encoding ATP-dependent DNA helicase PcrA, giving the protein MKRKEDWSAVEGIILDSVAYDIIKSEKSLLVTAGPGAGKTEILAQKSSFIFETTRKETRILAISFKRDAAVNLKDRVLLRCGLKYEDSFDSYTYDAFAKQILDQYYRILPDDNRPDINYIIEDGVGDIIKQFSIDSYNRSDWITLKNIRKKLDSTRISMLNQPGLKLWDELLTSKPSRLTFSMITILVLRMISSSPIIRNIISSSYDYVFLDEFQDTTTLQYELVRNIFKDSDITLIAVGDEKQRIMLWAGADNQAFTKFTSDFQAERKELMFNFRSAPKLIEFQLEVYNILNVNKISIGHNPLYKEDEGYISLYEFDDNNFESICISNEIIEKIKSGTNPKDICILTKQLPIEYTGNIIKLLGEECIYARIENEYQDLLKEPIVKLIISLLDLVEGNTNPNSWLIISNYFDKIHISGFKIENMIELDKNIRNISSSKMNFNSKEDLVELIDTLVALLDVNKIKMVFTEYSQGNYLMDIIKKFSELYCREYIRLNTSKIHLINEAFLGEHSIPIMTIHKSKGLEFTHVFFLGLEDSAFWNYSNNPMEDKSTFFVALSRAKKEISFTYCSKRLNFKPPLKRFNCINQSHRNISEIYDLVLQHKMN; this is encoded by the coding sequence ATGAAACGAAAAGAAGACTGGTCCGCTGTTGAAGGCATAATATTAGATAGCGTGGCATACGATATTATAAAATCTGAAAAGAGTTTACTAGTTACTGCCGGACCTGGTGCCGGGAAGACCGAAATTTTAGCACAAAAGTCTAGTTTTATTTTTGAAACTACGAGAAAAGAAACGAGGATTTTGGCGATTTCATTTAAAAGAGATGCTGCAGTTAATTTAAAAGATAGAGTACTTTTACGCTGTGGGTTGAAGTACGAAGACTCATTTGATTCATATACCTACGATGCTTTTGCAAAACAAATTCTCGACCAATACTATAGAATACTACCGGATGATAACCGCCCAGATATTAACTATATCATCGAAGATGGAGTTGGAGACATTATTAAACAGTTTTCAATCGATTCATATAACCGTTCAGATTGGATAACACTAAAAAATATTAGAAAGAAACTTGACTCTACAAGAATCAGTATGCTAAATCAACCGGGCCTAAAACTTTGGGATGAGTTGTTAACTTCAAAACCTTCACGATTGACATTTTCTATGATAACAATCTTAGTATTAAGAATGATTAGTAGCTCCCCTATTATAAGAAACATTATTTCCTCATCATATGACTATGTTTTCCTAGATGAATTTCAAGATACAACAACCCTTCAGTATGAGTTAGTTAGGAATATCTTTAAAGACTCAGATATAACATTGATTGCTGTAGGCGATGAAAAACAAAGAATTATGCTCTGGGCAGGAGCAGATAATCAAGCATTTACTAAATTCACCTCAGATTTTCAGGCTGAAAGAAAAGAACTTATGTTCAATTTCCGATCAGCTCCTAAGTTGATCGAATTTCAATTAGAGGTTTACAATATATTGAATGTTAATAAGATAAGTATAGGGCATAATCCTCTATATAAAGAGGATGAAGGTTATATTTCACTATATGAGTTTGATGATAATAACTTCGAGTCTATTTGTATATCTAATGAAATTATTGAGAAAATTAAATCAGGTACTAATCCAAAGGATATCTGCATATTAACAAAGCAACTACCAATAGAATATACTGGAAACATAATAAAATTATTAGGTGAGGAATGTATTTATGCTCGTATTGAAAATGAGTATCAAGATTTGCTTAAAGAGCCTATAGTAAAGTTGATAATTTCTCTCTTAGATTTAGTTGAGGGCAATACTAATCCAAATTCATGGCTCATAATATCAAATTACTTTGACAAAATACATATTTCAGGTTTCAAAATTGAAAATATGATTGAGTTAGATAAAAACATAAGAAATATAAGTTCTAGTAAAATGAATTTTAACTCAAAAGAAGACTTAGTAGAGTTAATTGACACTTTAGTTGCATTACTTGATGTTAATAAAATTAAAATGGTATTTACTGAGTATTCACAAGGGAATTATCTAATGGATATCATTAAAAAGTTTAGTGAACTCTACTGTAGAGAATATATAAGGCTAAACACATCAAAAATTCATCTTATAAATGAAGCTTTTTTAGGAGAACATTCTATTCCTATAATGACTATTCATAAGAGTAAAGGATTGGAATTTACACATGTATTTTTTCTAGGTCTTGAGGATTCAGCTTTTTGGAATTACAGTAATAATCCTATGGAAGACAAAAGCACTTTTTTTGTTGCATTATCTAGGGCAAAAAAAGAAATTTCTTTTACATACTGTTCGAAAAGATTAAACTTCAAACCACCTTTGAAGAGATTCAACTGTATCAATCAATCACATCGAAACATCAGTGAAATATATGATTTGGTTTTACAACATAAAATGAATTAG
- a CDS encoding Regulator of chromosome condensation (RCC1) repeat protein, producing MKKLLILALFSIIFIGYQANVSAEILKFDDYEYYDEIYLDFLDVGDHAVAGISTDKRIYTWGDGSNGLLGTGETETYGYPQDITDSFSLGVDEEIIQVSVGEAHMLAITNENRVFGWGLNTGGRVGDNTLTTRLSPVDITANFSFDVEENVIDIAAGGDASFLLTDDGRIFTWGYNFDGQLGDGSYTTGYNVTDQTSNFSLDVDEILIDIDVNYRSVLALSNQGNIYGWGRNQNGELGVGDQTDRTTAVDITPNLSLGVEEDITAFAAGYAHSVIATSDGNVFSMGSNAYGEIGDGTSISRTLPTNVASGLNLVAGDYIVDVDASNLTLVVSDLGRVFAWGANRSYDIHDNAEFNQRLPFELTSYLSNNEGEKVTSVYAFDQNSYLMTNQKALYVWGSNAYGLLLLGNYDSKDNYRSPFKIDGTLNKVNIRDLLYSEIDIFATGQSHALAYTERDRLFTWGKNQYGQIGNNTVANQFYPIDITDNLQLEPGETIVQLQASNHSSAVLTSNNRVITWGGNVSGQIGDGTYTNSLVPKDVTGYIPLDAEDYIKDIYIGHYTSYYVSNNEKIYAVGNNHYRQIGNGTTTNALVPVDITNKFTFEPGEIVENIVSDGHAILLTSLKHTWSWGNNSGGQTGVGDDYPVIYPERTDTYITFNASETIEDVYAGYRFSALITTDGRIMTYGENSNGCLGEGTTSDHHSPYDITNQFNLGPSEEIITLDIGDYHGFITTNEGNIWSWGDNYRGQLGDNTTSDKSTPIDVTSNMDIGSDTLDTIILGGYSTYLLTDENNLYGFGSNVSGELGVDSDELGLDPTQKITNEGIDIKQPRFTYVSEESHVDADYIKFEIYFEFDLESVIDSITISTVEYELAQIEFDVGKVTVLIPNTYSLGADPNFELESIELYDTSVHVISDMINHETVIVEDNEAPTFFVEEQIFEVGGSFTGDLVPYVFELDDNFDEDITVDFVEDIDIDFPGTYEVTVTAVDDSTNEFTDTFIVHMVDTTAPVIQVIGDNYIEATQDDTFHFEDLVSITDNVTPNGGIVLDITADFDLGEVGNYQVEYEATDYYGNIHTLAMSFYIYDHIPPRFDLIETQYIEAAEYTDFDWSTLIVNMSDNANGALSPSENIDNVDYDTPGAYSVTVRLADSHSNFTYQSFMVIVEDTTNPSVDDIDDQTIEAGEYLDFDWTSLITNYSDNSDTAYVSYEVVDEVVYDTPGSYPVTISIMDSSMNLIEKSFAVYVEDTTNPIITLIGDSVIYITKDGNYIDEGVTIWDNTSEILVPSISSNVNTNKVGSYTITYNVSDESENAAATVIRTVIVTETIVLFAELDEGVDSIGIGETHIDAGVEVFSFFAATVLVVSDVDNTTAGTYEIVYTITDTEGSEVILTRFVTVYDKTPTVLFKLSDTLTTLAVDETYVDGGCTVLINGISYTCTIKTNTVNTALAGTYTVTYSYTYNEIEYTYNRYVFVHSDTSVVTFYYRKREEGVIV from the coding sequence ATGAAGAAGCTTTTGATACTTGCTTTATTTTCAATAATATTTATTGGATATCAAGCAAATGTTAGCGCTGAGATTTTGAAATTTGACGATTATGAATATTATGATGAAATATACTTGGACTTCTTAGATGTCGGAGACCATGCTGTTGCTGGAATATCTACTGATAAAAGAATATATACTTGGGGTGATGGTTCTAACGGTCTTTTAGGTACAGGTGAAACTGAGACTTACGGCTATCCTCAGGATATAACTGATAGTTTTAGTTTAGGAGTAGATGAGGAAATTATACAGGTTTCAGTCGGGGAAGCTCATATGCTTGCTATAACAAACGAAAACAGAGTTTTTGGGTGGGGCTTAAACACTGGTGGTAGAGTTGGTGACAACACTTTAACAACTCGTTTATCACCAGTTGATATAACTGCTAATTTCTCGTTTGATGTGGAGGAGAATGTTATTGATATCGCTGCTGGGGGAGATGCCAGTTTCCTCTTAACTGATGATGGTAGAATTTTTACTTGGGGATATAACTTTGATGGACAGTTAGGTGATGGTAGTTATACTACCGGATATAATGTTACTGATCAAACTAGTAATTTCAGTTTAGATGTTGACGAAATATTAATCGATATTGATGTTAATTACCGTTCAGTCCTTGCTTTAAGTAATCAAGGTAATATATATGGCTGGGGGAGAAATCAGAACGGGGAATTAGGGGTTGGTGATCAAACAGATAGAACAACTGCTGTTGATATCACTCCTAACCTATCTTTAGGTGTTGAAGAAGATATCACTGCTTTTGCTGCTGGTTATGCTCATAGTGTAATAGCTACCTCTGATGGTAATGTCTTTAGTATGGGGAGTAATGCTTACGGTGAAATTGGTGATGGAACTAGTATCAGTAGAACATTACCGACTAATGTAGCTAGTGGTTTAAATCTAGTTGCTGGTGATTATATTGTTGATGTTGATGCTAGTAATCTGACTTTAGTAGTTTCTGATTTAGGTAGAGTATTTGCCTGGGGGGCAAATCGTTCGTATGATATCCATGATAATGCTGAATTTAATCAAAGGCTACCTTTTGAACTTACATCATATCTAAGTAATAATGAAGGAGAAAAAGTGACTTCGGTCTATGCATTTGATCAAAATAGTTATTTGATGACAAATCAAAAAGCTCTTTACGTTTGGGGAAGCAATGCATATGGACTACTACTTTTAGGTAATTATGATTCAAAGGACAATTACCGTTCTCCGTTTAAAATTGATGGAACATTAAATAAAGTAAATATTAGAGATTTACTTTATTCAGAAATTGATATATTTGCGACGGGCCAATCACATGCTTTGGCATATACAGAAAGAGATAGACTATTTACTTGGGGAAAAAACCAATACGGGCAAATTGGTAATAATACAGTTGCAAATCAGTTTTATCCAATTGATATAACTGATAATTTACAATTAGAGCCCGGTGAAACTATTGTCCAACTTCAGGCTTCTAATCATTCATCAGCTGTCCTAACTAGTAATAACCGTGTTATTACATGGGGTGGTAATGTGTCAGGACAAATTGGCGATGGTACATATACAAATAGTTTAGTACCAAAAGATGTTACTGGTTATATTCCTTTAGATGCCGAAGACTACATTAAAGACATCTATATTGGACATTATACTAGTTATTATGTTTCTAATAATGAAAAGATATATGCCGTTGGTAATAACCATTACCGCCAAATTGGTAATGGGACAACAACCAATGCACTTGTTCCTGTTGATATCACCAATAAATTCACTTTTGAACCTGGTGAAATCGTTGAAAACATCGTTAGTGATGGCCATGCAATATTACTAACAAGTTTAAAACATACGTGGAGCTGGGGTAATAACTCGGGCGGCCAAACAGGAGTTGGCGATGATTATCCTGTTATCTATCCGGAAAGAACAGATACTTATATTACTTTCAATGCATCAGAAACAATCGAGGATGTTTATGCTGGATATCGTTTCTCAGCATTAATCACCACTGATGGAAGGATTATGACTTATGGTGAAAATAGTAATGGCTGTTTAGGAGAAGGAACAACGAGTGATCATCACTCGCCTTATGATATTACGAATCAATTTAACCTTGGTCCTTCGGAAGAGATAATCACATTAGATATTGGTGATTATCATGGATTTATTACTACAAACGAAGGTAATATATGGTCGTGGGGAGATAATTACCGGGGACAATTAGGTGATAATACAACTTCTGATAAATCAACCCCAATTGATGTTACTTCGAACATGGATATTGGTAGTGATACACTTGATACTATTATCTTAGGAGGATATTCCACATATCTTCTGACAGATGAAAATAATCTTTATGGTTTTGGTTCAAATGTTAGTGGTGAACTTGGAGTTGATTCTGATGAACTTGGTTTAGATCCAACTCAAAAGATAACTAACGAGGGAATTGATATAAAACAACCAAGATTCACATATGTTTCTGAAGAATCACATGTTGACGCAGATTATATCAAGTTCGAGATTTATTTTGAATTTGATTTAGAAAGTGTTATTGATTCTATCACAATAAGTACAGTAGAATATGAACTTGCCCAAATAGAGTTTGATGTTGGGAAAGTAACTGTCCTTATTCCTAACACATATAGTTTAGGGGCAGATCCTAACTTCGAACTTGAAAGTATTGAACTATACGACACTTCAGTTCATGTAATTTCTGATATGATTAACCATGAAACGGTTATTGTTGAAGATAATGAAGCACCAACATTTTTTGTTGAAGAACAGATATTTGAAGTTGGTGGTAGTTTCACAGGTGACTTAGTTCCATATGTTTTTGAATTAGATGATAATTTTGATGAAGATATAACTGTAGATTTCGTTGAAGATATAGACATTGATTTTCCAGGAACATATGAAGTTACTGTTACTGCGGTTGATGATTCAACAAATGAATTTACTGATACATTCATAGTTCACATGGTAGATACTACTGCTCCTGTTATTCAAGTAATTGGTGATAACTACATAGAAGCAACTCAAGACGATACATTCCACTTTGAAGATTTAGTATCAATTACAGATAATGTTACCCCTAACGGAGGAATAGTATTAGATATAACCGCAGATTTTGATTTAGGTGAGGTTGGTAATTATCAAGTTGAATACGAAGCAACTGATTACTATGGAAATATCCATACTTTGGCAATGTCATTCTATATTTATGATCATATACCTCCACGATTTGATTTAATTGAGACCCAATATATTGAAGCGGCTGAATATACTGATTTTGATTGGAGTACGCTAATTGTCAACATGAGTGATAACGCTAATGGAGCGTTATCACCAAGTGAAAACATTGATAATGTTGATTATGATACACCTGGTGCTTATTCAGTAACAGTACGTTTAGCTGATAGTCATAGTAACTTTACTTATCAATCATTTATGGTAATTGTAGAAGACACTACTAATCCAAGTGTAGATGATATTGATGATCAAACAATTGAAGCAGGTGAATATCTTGATTTTGATTGGACTTCGTTAATTACTAACTACTCAGATAACAGTGATACTGCTTATGTATCATATGAAGTTGTTGATGAAGTAGTCTATGATACTCCTGGTTCATATCCAGTTACTATATCGATTATGGATAGTTCGATGAATCTAATCGAGAAATCATTTGCTGTCTATGTTGAAGATACAACAAATCCAATCATTACCTTAATTGGTGATTCAGTTATTTATATAACAAAAGATGGTAACTATATTGATGAAGGAGTTACGATATGGGATAACACTTCTGAAATATTGGTTCCTTCTATATCATCAAATGTAAATACAAACAAAGTTGGTTCTTATACAATAACTTATAATGTTAGTGATGAATCAGAAAATGCAGCAGCAACAGTTATAAGAACAGTAATTGTTACTGAGACAATAGTCTTATTTGCTGAACTTGATGAAGGTGTCGATTCAATTGGTATCGGTGAAACCCATATTGATGCTGGTGTTGAAGTATTCTCCTTCTTTGCTGCTACCGTTTTAGTAGTTAGTGATGTTGATAATACAACTGCTGGTACTTATGAAATAGTTTATACAATTACTGATACTGAAGGTAGTGAAGTAATTCTAACAAGATTTGTTACCGTATATGATAAAACACCTACTGTTTTATTTAAACTAAGTGACACACTAACAACATTAGCTGTCGATGAAACATATGTTGATGGTGGTTGTACAGTATTAATCAACGGTATTAGTTACACTTGTACTATAAAAACAAACACGGTAAATACAGCTCTAGCTGGTACTTATACAGTTACTTATTCTTATACTTATAATGAAATAGAATATACTTATAATCGATATGTCTTTGTTCATTCCGATACATCGGTAGTAACATTCTATTATCGAAAAAGGGAAGAAGGTGTTATCGTATGA